A DNA window from Hevea brasiliensis isolate MT/VB/25A 57/8 chromosome 2, ASM3005281v1, whole genome shotgun sequence contains the following coding sequences:
- the LOC110632666 gene encoding thioredoxin H-type translates to MAEEGQVISCHTVEAWTDQLDKGQESKKLIVVDFTASWCGPCRLINPILAELAKKMPNVIFLKVDVDELKSVAEDWAVEAMPTFMFLKEGKIVDKVVGAKKEELELTIAKHAQMAAA, encoded by the exons ATGGCTGAAGAGGGACAGGTGATTTCCTGCCACACCGTTGAGGCTTGGACCGATCAGCTCGATAAGGGACAGGAGAGCAAGAAACTG ATTGTGGTGGATTTTACTGCTTCCTGGTGTGGGCCATGTCGTCTCATCAATCCAATTCTGGCAGAGTTGGCCAAGAAGATGCCCAATGTTATATTCTTGAAGGTGGATGTGGATGAATTGAAG TCTGTCGCTGAGGATTGGGCTGTTGAGGCAATGCCAACTTTTATGTTCTTGAAAGAAGGAAAAATAGTTGACAAGGTTGTGGGTGCCAAGAAAGAGGAACTGGAGTTGACCATTGCAAAGCATGCTCAGATGGCAGCAGCATAA
- the LOC110632654 gene encoding beta-galactosidase 3 isoform X2, with amino-acid sequence MQGFTQKIVQMMKSERLFASQGGPIILSQIENEYGSESKALGAAGHAYINWAAKMAVGLNTGVPWVMCKEDDAPDPVINACNGFYCDAFSPNKPYKPTLWTEAWSGWFTEFGGAIHQRPVQDLAFAVARFIQKGGSYVNYYMYHGGTNFGRSAGGPFITTSYDYDAPIDEYGLIREPKYGHLKELHRAIKLCERALVSSDPRVTSLGTYQQAHVFSSGKRSCAAFLSNYHTTSAARVMFNNMHYNLPPWSISILPDCRNVVFNTARVGVQTSHMQMLPTGSELFSWETYVEDISSLEDSSRITSRGLLEQINVTRDSSDYLWYLTSVDISPSEVFLQNGQKPSLTVQSAGHGLHVFINGQFSGSAFGTRDNRQITFIGPVNLRAGTNRISLLSIAVGLPNIGLHYETWKTGILGPVILNGLNQGNKDLTWQKWSYQVGLKGEAMNLVSPHGASSVDWIQESLASNQGQPLKWHKAYFDAPRGNEPLALDMNSMGKGQVWINGQSIGRYWMAYAKGDCSRCSYAGTFRPTKCQLGCGQPTQRWYNIPRSWLKPMKNMLVVFEELGGDLSKISLVKRSITRVCADAYEHHPAIEDYHTENHGESAMLHQANVHLRCAPGHSISAIKFASFGTPSGTCGSFQKGTCHAPNTHSSIEKKCIGHESCMITISSSNFGPDPCPNMLKKLAVDAVCSAISTVIQPNSKE; translated from the exons ATGCAAGGGTTCACCCAAAAAATTGTGCAGATGATGAAAAGTGAAAGGCTATTTGCATCACAAGGTGGCCCTATCATCCTTTCTCAG ATTGAAAATGAATATGGTTCAGAGAGCAAGGCTCTGGGGGCTGCTGGTCATGCATATATAAATTGGGCTGCAAAAATGGCTGTTGGATTGAATACCGGAGTTCCATGGGTTATGTGCAAGGAAGATGATGCCCCAGACCCTGTG ATTAATGCATGTAATGGCTTTTACTGTGATGCTTTCTCTCCCAACAAACCTTACAAACCTACATTGTGGACTGAGGCTTGGAGTGGCTG GTTCACAGAATTTGGTGGCGCCATTCATCAGCGACCAGTTCAAGATTTGGCATTTGCTGTTGCCCGTTTCATACAGAAGGGTGGCTCATATGTTAACTACTATATG TACCACGGAGGAACCAATTTTGGACGCTCTGCTGGAGGCCCATTCATTACCACCAGCTATGACTATGATGCCCCAATAGATGAATATG GTTTGATCAGGGAACCTAAATATGGCCATCTGAAAGAGCTTCACAGAGCTATCAAGTTATGTGAACGTGCTTTAGTTTCTTCAGATCCCAGAGTAACTTCACTAGGAACCTACCAACAG GCTCATGTATTTTCTTCAGGGAAGAGAAGCTGTGCAGCTTTTCTTTCCAATTACCACACAACATCTGCTGCTAGGGTGATGTTCAATAACATGCACTATAATTTGCCTCCATGGTCCATCAGTATTCTTCCTGATTGCAGGAATGTAGTATTTAATACTGCAAGG GTTGGAGTTCAAACTTCACATATGCAAATGTTGCCAACTGGTTCTGAGTTGTTCTCTTGGGAGACTTATGTTGAAGATATCTCTTCTCTAGAGGATAGTTCGAGGATCACATCTCGAGGACTTTTGGAGCAGATAAATGTCACTAGAGATTCCAGCGACTATCTGTGGTACTTGACCAG TGTTGACATTAGCCCATCAGAGGTATTTCTTCAAAACGGGCAAAAGCCTAGTCTCACTGTGCAGTCAGCAGGCCATGGTCTTCATGTCTTCATCAATGGGCAGTTTTCTG GATCAGCTTTTGGGACCAGGGATAACAGGCAAATCACCTTTATAGGACCAGTCAACCTGCGTGCTGGAACAAATAGAATTTCTTTACTCAGCATAGCTGTTGGATTGCCG AATATTGGGTTGCATTATGAGACATGGAAAACAGGCATACTAGGTCCAGTTATATTGAACGGCCTTAACCAGGGAAATAAGGACTTAACATGGCAGAAATGGTCCTACCAG GTTGGTCTAAAAGGAGAGGCAATGAATCTAGTCTCTCCACATGGAGCTTCATCTGTTGATTGGATACAAGAGTCCCTGGCTTCTAATCAAGGGCAACCCTTGAAGTGGCATAAG GCTTATTTTGATGCACCTAGAGGAAATGAGCCGTTGGCTTTAGACATGAACAGCATGGGAAAGGGTCAAGTTTGGATCAATGGGCAGAGCATTGGAAGATACTGGATGGCTTATGCAAAGGGTGACTGCAGTCGTTGCAGTTACGCTGGGACATTCCGGCCTACAAAATGCCAACTTGGTTGTGGCCAACCAACACAGCGATG GTATAATATTCCAAGGTCCTGGTTGAAGCCAATGAAAAATATGTTGGTAGTTTTTGAAGAGCTAGGTGGAGATTTATCAAAGATATCTCTTGTTAAGAGATCAATCACAAGAGTTTGCGCTGATGCCTATGAGCACCACCCAGCCATTGAGGATTATCATACAGAGAACCATGGTGAATCAGCCATGCTTCACCAAGCCAATGTTCACCTGCGGTGTGCACCTGGGCATTCGATATCAGCTATAAAATTTGCAAGTTTTGGTACTCCTTCGGGAACTTGTGGAAGTTTTCAGAAAGGAACTTGCCATGCACCAAACACTCATTCCAGTATAGAAAAG AAATGCATTGGACATGAGAGCTGCATGATTACCATATCGAGCAGCAACTTTGGTCCTGACCCATGTCCAAATATGTTGAAGAAGCTAGCAGTTGATGCTGTTTGTTCTGCAATAAGTACCGtcattcaacccaattcaaaggAATAG
- the LOC110632654 gene encoding beta-galactosidase 5 isoform X1, with amino-acid sequence MGTNSVSKLLTIVLMALFMGFEMIRCSVTYDKKSIVINGQRRILISGSIHYPRSTPEMWEDLIQKAKDGGLDVIDTYVFWDVHEPSPGNYNFEGRYDLVRFIKTIQKVGLYAHLRIGPYVCAEWNFGGFPVWLKYVPGISFRTDNEPFKAAMQGFTQKIVQMMKSERLFASQGGPIILSQIENEYGSESKALGAAGHAYINWAAKMAVGLNTGVPWVMCKEDDAPDPVINACNGFYCDAFSPNKPYKPTLWTEAWSGWFTEFGGAIHQRPVQDLAFAVARFIQKGGSYVNYYMYHGGTNFGRSAGGPFITTSYDYDAPIDEYGLIREPKYGHLKELHRAIKLCERALVSSDPRVTSLGTYQQAHVFSSGKRSCAAFLSNYHTTSAARVMFNNMHYNLPPWSISILPDCRNVVFNTARVGVQTSHMQMLPTGSELFSWETYVEDISSLEDSSRITSRGLLEQINVTRDSSDYLWYLTSVDISPSEVFLQNGQKPSLTVQSAGHGLHVFINGQFSGSAFGTRDNRQITFIGPVNLRAGTNRISLLSIAVGLPNIGLHYETWKTGILGPVILNGLNQGNKDLTWQKWSYQVGLKGEAMNLVSPHGASSVDWIQESLASNQGQPLKWHKAYFDAPRGNEPLALDMNSMGKGQVWINGQSIGRYWMAYAKGDCSRCSYAGTFRPTKCQLGCGQPTQRWYNIPRSWLKPMKNMLVVFEELGGDLSKISLVKRSITRVCADAYEHHPAIEDYHTENHGESAMLHQANVHLRCAPGHSISAIKFASFGTPSGTCGSFQKGTCHAPNTHSSIEKKCIGHESCMITISSSNFGPDPCPNMLKKLAVDAVCSAISTVIQPNSKE; translated from the exons atgggaacTAACTCAGTTTCCAAGCTTTTAACCATTGTCTTGATGGCCTTGTTTATGGGTTTTGAGATGATCCGGTGCAGTGTCACCTACGATAAGAAGTCCATTGTCATCAATGGTCAAAGGAGGATCCTTATCTCTGGCTCCATTCACTATCCCAGAAGCACCCCTGaa ATGTGGGAAGATCTTATACAGAAGGCAAAAGATGGAGGGTTGGACGTTATTGACACTTACGTTTTCTGGGATGTTCATGAGCCTTCTCCTGGAAAT TATAATTTTGAGGGAAGATACGACCTGGTACGGTTTATTAAGACAATCCAGAAAGTGGGGCTATACGCTCATCTCCGCATTGGACCTTACGTTTGCGCAGAATGGAATTTTGG GGGGTTTCCTGTTTGGTTGAAGTATGTTCCTGGTATCAGCTTCAGAACAGATAATGAGCCTTTCAAG GCGGCAATGCAAGGGTTCACCCAAAAAATTGTGCAGATGATGAAAAGTGAAAGGCTATTTGCATCACAAGGTGGCCCTATCATCCTTTCTCAG ATTGAAAATGAATATGGTTCAGAGAGCAAGGCTCTGGGGGCTGCTGGTCATGCATATATAAATTGGGCTGCAAAAATGGCTGTTGGATTGAATACCGGAGTTCCATGGGTTATGTGCAAGGAAGATGATGCCCCAGACCCTGTG ATTAATGCATGTAATGGCTTTTACTGTGATGCTTTCTCTCCCAACAAACCTTACAAACCTACATTGTGGACTGAGGCTTGGAGTGGCTG GTTCACAGAATTTGGTGGCGCCATTCATCAGCGACCAGTTCAAGATTTGGCATTTGCTGTTGCCCGTTTCATACAGAAGGGTGGCTCATATGTTAACTACTATATG TACCACGGAGGAACCAATTTTGGACGCTCTGCTGGAGGCCCATTCATTACCACCAGCTATGACTATGATGCCCCAATAGATGAATATG GTTTGATCAGGGAACCTAAATATGGCCATCTGAAAGAGCTTCACAGAGCTATCAAGTTATGTGAACGTGCTTTAGTTTCTTCAGATCCCAGAGTAACTTCACTAGGAACCTACCAACAG GCTCATGTATTTTCTTCAGGGAAGAGAAGCTGTGCAGCTTTTCTTTCCAATTACCACACAACATCTGCTGCTAGGGTGATGTTCAATAACATGCACTATAATTTGCCTCCATGGTCCATCAGTATTCTTCCTGATTGCAGGAATGTAGTATTTAATACTGCAAGG GTTGGAGTTCAAACTTCACATATGCAAATGTTGCCAACTGGTTCTGAGTTGTTCTCTTGGGAGACTTATGTTGAAGATATCTCTTCTCTAGAGGATAGTTCGAGGATCACATCTCGAGGACTTTTGGAGCAGATAAATGTCACTAGAGATTCCAGCGACTATCTGTGGTACTTGACCAG TGTTGACATTAGCCCATCAGAGGTATTTCTTCAAAACGGGCAAAAGCCTAGTCTCACTGTGCAGTCAGCAGGCCATGGTCTTCATGTCTTCATCAATGGGCAGTTTTCTG GATCAGCTTTTGGGACCAGGGATAACAGGCAAATCACCTTTATAGGACCAGTCAACCTGCGTGCTGGAACAAATAGAATTTCTTTACTCAGCATAGCTGTTGGATTGCCG AATATTGGGTTGCATTATGAGACATGGAAAACAGGCATACTAGGTCCAGTTATATTGAACGGCCTTAACCAGGGAAATAAGGACTTAACATGGCAGAAATGGTCCTACCAG GTTGGTCTAAAAGGAGAGGCAATGAATCTAGTCTCTCCACATGGAGCTTCATCTGTTGATTGGATACAAGAGTCCCTGGCTTCTAATCAAGGGCAACCCTTGAAGTGGCATAAG GCTTATTTTGATGCACCTAGAGGAAATGAGCCGTTGGCTTTAGACATGAACAGCATGGGAAAGGGTCAAGTTTGGATCAATGGGCAGAGCATTGGAAGATACTGGATGGCTTATGCAAAGGGTGACTGCAGTCGTTGCAGTTACGCTGGGACATTCCGGCCTACAAAATGCCAACTTGGTTGTGGCCAACCAACACAGCGATG GTATAATATTCCAAGGTCCTGGTTGAAGCCAATGAAAAATATGTTGGTAGTTTTTGAAGAGCTAGGTGGAGATTTATCAAAGATATCTCTTGTTAAGAGATCAATCACAAGAGTTTGCGCTGATGCCTATGAGCACCACCCAGCCATTGAGGATTATCATACAGAGAACCATGGTGAATCAGCCATGCTTCACCAAGCCAATGTTCACCTGCGGTGTGCACCTGGGCATTCGATATCAGCTATAAAATTTGCAAGTTTTGGTACTCCTTCGGGAACTTGTGGAAGTTTTCAGAAAGGAACTTGCCATGCACCAAACACTCATTCCAGTATAGAAAAG AAATGCATTGGACATGAGAGCTGCATGATTACCATATCGAGCAGCAACTTTGGTCCTGACCCATGTCCAAATATGTTGAAGAAGCTAGCAGTTGATGCTGTTTGTTCTGCAATAAGTACCGtcattcaacccaattcaaaggAATAG